In Schistocerca serialis cubense isolate TAMUIC-IGC-003099 chromosome 8, iqSchSeri2.2, whole genome shotgun sequence, one genomic interval encodes:
- the LOC126417190 gene encoding 39S ribosomal protein L48, mitochondrial isoform X2, translating into MKRIDCEVTRSSHLNDCLQKFSLAQNLRGRARNYSIYEPDYLDALKPKIPVYDAINIQIKGYDYPVLEHYQKFIHNLSENMNIEVEDGWALPAQTQTVQRFKPQSTVVDSEYKLSIYERNVQIVDVPSTTLAVLLNILRATLPEGVNLSVHEHSPEHEEIRYVPDQELLELKSQLEALGGPRKK; encoded by the exons atgaaaaggatagactgtgag GTCACAAGATCATCTCACcttaatgactgtttgcagaagTTCTCATTGGCACAGAATCTGAGAGGAAGAGCCCGGAATTACAGCATATATGAACCGGATTACTTAGAT GCCTTAAAACCAAAAATTCCAGTTTATGATGCTATCAACATTCAGATAAAAGGCTATGATTATCCTGTTTTGGAACACTATCAAAAATTTATTCACAATCTCTCAGAAAATATGAACATAGAAGTAGAAGATGG GTGGGCTTTGCCAGCTCAGACACAAACAGTGCAGCGATTCAAACCCCAGAGCACTGTTGTTGATTCAGAATATAAACTATCCATTTACGAGAGAAATGTGCAG ATAGTCGATGTACCTTCTACTACACTGGCAGTTCTTCTTAATATCCTGAGAGCTACATTACCAGAGGGAGTCAATCTCAGTGTTCACGAGCATTCGCCAGAACACGAAGAAATTCGTTATGTACCAGATCAAGAATTACTTGAGTTGAAAAGCCAATTAGAAGCTCTTGGGGgaccaagaaagaaataa
- the LOC126417190 gene encoding 39S ribosomal protein L48, mitochondrial isoform X1: MLRLLQRSVTRSSHLNDCLQKFSLAQNLRGRARNYSIYEPDYLDALKPKIPVYDAINIQIKGYDYPVLEHYQKFIHNLSENMNIEVEDGWALPAQTQTVQRFKPQSTVVDSEYKLSIYERNVQIVDVPSTTLAVLLNILRATLPEGVNLSVHEHSPEHEEIRYVPDQELLELKSQLEALGGPRKK; this comes from the exons GTCACAAGATCATCTCACcttaatgactgtttgcagaagTTCTCATTGGCACAGAATCTGAGAGGAAGAGCCCGGAATTACAGCATATATGAACCGGATTACTTAGAT GCCTTAAAACCAAAAATTCCAGTTTATGATGCTATCAACATTCAGATAAAAGGCTATGATTATCCTGTTTTGGAACACTATCAAAAATTTATTCACAATCTCTCAGAAAATATGAACATAGAAGTAGAAGATGG GTGGGCTTTGCCAGCTCAGACACAAACAGTGCAGCGATTCAAACCCCAGAGCACTGTTGTTGATTCAGAATATAAACTATCCATTTACGAGAGAAATGTGCAG ATAGTCGATGTACCTTCTACTACACTGGCAGTTCTTCTTAATATCCTGAGAGCTACATTACCAGAGGGAGTCAATCTCAGTGTTCACGAGCATTCGCCAGAACACGAAGAAATTCGTTATGTACCAGATCAAGAATTACTTGAGTTGAAAAGCCAATTAGAAGCTCTTGGGGgaccaagaaagaaataa
- the LOC126417190 gene encoding 39S ribosomal protein L48, mitochondrial isoform X3: MLDEMLCALKPKIPVYDAINIQIKGYDYPVLEHYQKFIHNLSENMNIEVEDGWALPAQTQTVQRFKPQSTVVDSEYKLSIYERNVQIVDVPSTTLAVLLNILRATLPEGVNLSVHEHSPEHEEIRYVPDQELLELKSQLEALGGPRKK; the protein is encoded by the exons ATGTTAGATGAAATGCTTTGC GCCTTAAAACCAAAAATTCCAGTTTATGATGCTATCAACATTCAGATAAAAGGCTATGATTATCCTGTTTTGGAACACTATCAAAAATTTATTCACAATCTCTCAGAAAATATGAACATAGAAGTAGAAGATGG GTGGGCTTTGCCAGCTCAGACACAAACAGTGCAGCGATTCAAACCCCAGAGCACTGTTGTTGATTCAGAATATAAACTATCCATTTACGAGAGAAATGTGCAG ATAGTCGATGTACCTTCTACTACACTGGCAGTTCTTCTTAATATCCTGAGAGCTACATTACCAGAGGGAGTCAATCTCAGTGTTCACGAGCATTCGCCAGAACACGAAGAAATTCGTTATGTACCAGATCAAGAATTACTTGAGTTGAAAAGCCAATTAGAAGCTCTTGGGGgaccaagaaagaaataa